One part of the Marmota flaviventris isolate mMarFla1 chromosome 4, mMarFla1.hap1, whole genome shotgun sequence genome encodes these proteins:
- the Cog3 gene encoding conserved oligomeric Golgi complex subunit 3 isoform X1, whose protein sequence is MAEAALLLSETAAERDAREKLALWDRRPDTTAPLTDRQTDSVLELKAATENLPVPAELPIEDLCSITSHSLPVELISVVPESTEDILLKGFTSLGMEEERIETAQQFFSWFAKLQTQMDQDEGTKYRQMRDYLSGFQEQCDAILNDVNSALQHLESLQKQYLFVSNKTGTLHEACEQLLKEQSELVSLAENIQQKLSYFNELETINTKLNSPTLSVNSEGFIPMLAKLDDCITYISSHPNFKDYPVYLLKFKQCLSKALHLMKTYTVNTLQTLTNQLLRRDPSSVPNADNAFTLFYVKFRTAAPKVRTLIEQIEQRSEKIPEYQQLLNDIHQCYLDQRELLLGPSIAYTVTELTSQNNRDHCALVRGGCAFMVHVCQDEHQLYNEFFTKPTSKLDELLEKLCVSLYDVFRPLIIHVIHLETLSELCGILKNEVLEDHVQNNAEQLGAFAAGVKQMLEDVQERLVYRTHIYIQTDITGYKPAPGDLAYPDKLVMMEQIAQSLKDEQKKLPSEASFSDVRLEETESNSLTKSGSTESLNPRPHTTISPADLHGMWYPTVRRTLVCLSKLYRCIDRAVFQGLSQEALSACIQSLLGASESISKNKTQIDGQLFLIKHLLILREQIAPFHTEFTIKEISLDLKKTRDAAFKILNPMTVPRFFRLNSNNALIEFLLEGTPEIREHYLDSKKDVDRHLKSACEQFIQQQTKLFVEQLEEFMTKVSALKTMASQGGPKYTLSQQPWAQPAKVSDLLVTAFKTIKAKLPLTLRSMSLYLSNKDTEFILFKPVRNNIQQVFQKFHALLKEEFSPEDIQIIACPSMEQLNLLLSVSK, encoded by the exons CTCCCAATTGAAGACTTGTGCAGCATAACATCCCATTCCCTGCCTGTTGAGCTGATTTCAGTAGTGCCTGAATCTACAGAAGACATTCTCTTGAAGGGCTTTACCTCTTTAggaatggaagaagaaagaattgaAACTGCACAGCAG tttttttcatGGTTTGCAAAACTGCAAACTCAGATGGATCAGGATGAAGGAACTAAATATAG ACAGATGAGGGATTACTTGTCTGGGTTTCAGGAGCAGTGTGATGCTATATTGAATGATGTAAACAGTGCCCTTCAGCATCTGGAGTCATTGCAGAAACAGTATCTTTTTGTGTCCAATAAGACAGGAACCCTACATGAAGCCTGTGAACAGCTCCTAAAAGAACAG tcGGAACTTGTCAGTCTGGCTGAAAACATTCAACAAAagctttcttattttaatgaattgGAAACTATTAAcaca AAATTGAATTCCCCTACATTGTCTGTGAATAGTGAAGGATTTATACCTATGCTGGCCAAGTTAGATGATTGTATAACATATATCTCATCTCAT CCTAATTTTAAAGATtaccctgtatatttactgaagTTTAAACAATGTCTTTCTAAAGCTTTGCACCTCATGAAGACATATACTGTGAATACACTACAGACCCTTACAAATCAGTTACTAAGAAGG GATCCTTCATCTGTACCTAATGCAGACAATGCCTTcacattattttatgtaaaatttcgAACTGCTGCCCCCAAAGTCCGC ACTCTTATTGAACAAATAGAACAGCGATCTGAAAAAATACCTGA ATACCAGCAACTGCTTAATGATATCCACCAGTGTTACCTTGATCAGCGGGAGCTCCTTCTGGGCCCTAGTATTGCCTATACTGTCACAGAGTTAACCAGCCAAAATAACAGAGATCATTGTGCCTTG GTTCGCGGTGGCTGTGCCTTTATGGTCCATGTATGCCAGGATGAGCACCAACTTTACAATGAATTTTTTACAAAACCGACATCAAAATTAGA tgAGCTTTTGGAGAAACTGTGTGTGTCATTATATGATGTCTTCAGGCCACTGATAATTCATGTTATTCACTTAGAAACTCTGTCGGAACTTTGTGGAATTCTTAAAAATGAAGTGCTTGAAGATCATGTACAGAACAATG ctgAACAACTGGGGGCATTTGCAGCTGGAGTAAAGCAGATGTTGGAAGATGTACAAGAGCGACTTGTGTACCGAACTCACATCTACATTCAGACAGACATCACAGGCTATAAACCAGCTCCTGGAGACCTGGCATATCCTGATAAATTAGTCATGATGGAG CAAATTGCTCAGAGTTTAAAAGATGAGCAGAAGAAGTTACCTTCAGAAGCTTCATTTTCAGATGTTCGGCTAGAAGAAACAGAGTCTAACAGTCTCACAAAATCTG GTTCAACAGAATCCCTCAATCCTAGACCACATACCACGATTTCTCCAGCAGATCTTCATGGAATGTGGTATCCTACAGTTCGAAGAACTCTTGTCTGTCTCTCCAAATTATACAGATGCATAGAT AGGGCGGTGTTCCAGGGATTATCACAGGAAGCATTGTCTGCCTGCATTCAGTCCTTACTGGGAGCATCAGAGTctatcagcaaaaacaag ACTCAGATTGATGGACAGCTTTTCTTAATTAAGCACCTTTTGATTCTTCGAGAACAAATTGCTCCATTTCACACTGAATTCACCATTAAGGAAATTTCCCTGGACCTCAAGAAAACTAGAG ATGCAGCATTTAAAATCCTGAACCCTATGACTGTTCCAAGATTTTTTAGGCTGAATAGCAACAATGCCTTGATAGAGTTCTTATTGGAG GGTACTCCTGAGATAAGAGAACATTATCTTGACTCTAAAAAAGATGTAGACCGGCATCTGAAATCGGCCTGTGAGCAGTTTATTCAGCAGCAGACCAAGCTGTTTGTAGAGCAGCTGGAGGAGTTCATGACAAAG GTTTCAGCATTAAAAACAATGGCCAGTCAGGGAGGTCCCAAGTATACCCTCTCACAGCAGCCTTGGGCACAACCAG CAAAGGTCAGTGACCTTCTGGTGACTGCCTTTAAGACAATAAAAGCAAAGCTGCCTTTGACGTTGAGAAGTATGTCGTTATACCTGTCCAATAAAGACACCGAGTTCATCTTGTTTAAACCTGTTAGG AATAACATTCAGCAAGTCTTCCAGAAGTTTCATGCTCTTTTAAAGGAAGAGTTCAGTCCTGAAGACATCCAGATCATTGCTTGTCCTTCCATGGAACAG
- the Cog3 gene encoding conserved oligomeric Golgi complex subunit 3 isoform X2, whose amino-acid sequence MAEAALLLSETAAERDAREKLALWDRRPDTTAPLTDRQTDSVLELKAATENLPVPAELPIEDLCSITSHSLPVELISVVPESTEDILLKGFTSLGMEEERIETAQQFFSWFAKLQTQMDQDEGTKYRQMRDYLSGFQEQCDAILNDVNSALQHLESLQKQYLFVSNKTGTLHEACEQLLKEQSELVSLAENIQQKLSYFNELETINTKLNSPTLSVNSEGFIPMLAKLDDCITYISSHPNFKDYPVYLLKFKQCLSKALHLMKTYTVNTLQTLTNQLLRRDPSSVPNADNAFTLFYVKFRTAAPKVRTLIEQIEQRSEKIPEYQQLLNDIHQCYLDQRELLLGPSIAYTVTELTSQNNRDHCALVRGGCAFMVHVCQDEHQLYNEFFTKPTSKLDELLEKLCVSLYDVFRPLIIHVIHLETLSELCGILKNEVLEDHVQNNAEQLGAFAAGVKQMLEDVQERLVYRTHIYIQTDITGYKPAPGDLAYPDKLVMMEQIAQSLKDEQKKLPSEASFSDVRLEETESNSLTKSGSTESLNPRPHTTISPADLHGMWYPTVRRTLVCLSKLYRCIDRAVFQGLSQEALSACIQSLLGASESISKNKTQIDGQLFLIKHLLILREQIAPFHTEFTIKEISLDLKKTRDAAFKILNPMTVPRFFRLNSNNALIEFLLEGTPEIREHYLDSKKDVDRHLKSACEQFIQQQTKLFVEQLEEFMTKET is encoded by the exons CTCCCAATTGAAGACTTGTGCAGCATAACATCCCATTCCCTGCCTGTTGAGCTGATTTCAGTAGTGCCTGAATCTACAGAAGACATTCTCTTGAAGGGCTTTACCTCTTTAggaatggaagaagaaagaattgaAACTGCACAGCAG tttttttcatGGTTTGCAAAACTGCAAACTCAGATGGATCAGGATGAAGGAACTAAATATAG ACAGATGAGGGATTACTTGTCTGGGTTTCAGGAGCAGTGTGATGCTATATTGAATGATGTAAACAGTGCCCTTCAGCATCTGGAGTCATTGCAGAAACAGTATCTTTTTGTGTCCAATAAGACAGGAACCCTACATGAAGCCTGTGAACAGCTCCTAAAAGAACAG tcGGAACTTGTCAGTCTGGCTGAAAACATTCAACAAAagctttcttattttaatgaattgGAAACTATTAAcaca AAATTGAATTCCCCTACATTGTCTGTGAATAGTGAAGGATTTATACCTATGCTGGCCAAGTTAGATGATTGTATAACATATATCTCATCTCAT CCTAATTTTAAAGATtaccctgtatatttactgaagTTTAAACAATGTCTTTCTAAAGCTTTGCACCTCATGAAGACATATACTGTGAATACACTACAGACCCTTACAAATCAGTTACTAAGAAGG GATCCTTCATCTGTACCTAATGCAGACAATGCCTTcacattattttatgtaaaatttcgAACTGCTGCCCCCAAAGTCCGC ACTCTTATTGAACAAATAGAACAGCGATCTGAAAAAATACCTGA ATACCAGCAACTGCTTAATGATATCCACCAGTGTTACCTTGATCAGCGGGAGCTCCTTCTGGGCCCTAGTATTGCCTATACTGTCACAGAGTTAACCAGCCAAAATAACAGAGATCATTGTGCCTTG GTTCGCGGTGGCTGTGCCTTTATGGTCCATGTATGCCAGGATGAGCACCAACTTTACAATGAATTTTTTACAAAACCGACATCAAAATTAGA tgAGCTTTTGGAGAAACTGTGTGTGTCATTATATGATGTCTTCAGGCCACTGATAATTCATGTTATTCACTTAGAAACTCTGTCGGAACTTTGTGGAATTCTTAAAAATGAAGTGCTTGAAGATCATGTACAGAACAATG ctgAACAACTGGGGGCATTTGCAGCTGGAGTAAAGCAGATGTTGGAAGATGTACAAGAGCGACTTGTGTACCGAACTCACATCTACATTCAGACAGACATCACAGGCTATAAACCAGCTCCTGGAGACCTGGCATATCCTGATAAATTAGTCATGATGGAG CAAATTGCTCAGAGTTTAAAAGATGAGCAGAAGAAGTTACCTTCAGAAGCTTCATTTTCAGATGTTCGGCTAGAAGAAACAGAGTCTAACAGTCTCACAAAATCTG GTTCAACAGAATCCCTCAATCCTAGACCACATACCACGATTTCTCCAGCAGATCTTCATGGAATGTGGTATCCTACAGTTCGAAGAACTCTTGTCTGTCTCTCCAAATTATACAGATGCATAGAT AGGGCGGTGTTCCAGGGATTATCACAGGAAGCATTGTCTGCCTGCATTCAGTCCTTACTGGGAGCATCAGAGTctatcagcaaaaacaag ACTCAGATTGATGGACAGCTTTTCTTAATTAAGCACCTTTTGATTCTTCGAGAACAAATTGCTCCATTTCACACTGAATTCACCATTAAGGAAATTTCCCTGGACCTCAAGAAAACTAGAG ATGCAGCATTTAAAATCCTGAACCCTATGACTGTTCCAAGATTTTTTAGGCTGAATAGCAACAATGCCTTGATAGAGTTCTTATTGGAG GGTACTCCTGAGATAAGAGAACATTATCTTGACTCTAAAAAAGATGTAGACCGGCATCTGAAATCGGCCTGTGAGCAGTTTATTCAGCAGCAGACCAAGCTGTTTGTAGAGCAGCTGGAGGAGTTCATGACAAAG GAGACATGA